Proteins from one Rhinopithecus roxellana isolate Shanxi Qingling chromosome 18, ASM756505v1, whole genome shotgun sequence genomic window:
- the OXGR1 gene encoding 2-oxoglutarate receptor 1: MNEPLDYLANASDFPDYAAAFGNCTDENIPLKMHYLPVIYGIIFLVGFPGNAVAISTYIFKMRPWKSSTIIMLNLACTDLLYLTSLPFLIHYYASGENWIFGDFMCKFIRFSFHFNLYSSILFLTCFSIFRYCVIIHPMSCFSIHKTRCAVVACAVVWIISLVAVIPMTFLITSTTRTNRSACLDLTSSDELTTIKWYNLILTATTFCLPLVIVTLCYTTIIHTLTHGLQTHSCLKQKARRLTILLLLVFYVCFLPFHILRVIRIESRLLSISCSIENQIHEAYIVSRPLAALNTFGNLLLYVVVSDNFQHAVCSIVRCKVSGNLEQAKKISYSNNP; the protein is encoded by the coding sequence ATGAATGAGCCACTAGACTATTTAGCAAATGCTTCTGATTTCCCCGATTATGCAGCTGCTTTTGGAAATTGCACTGATGAAAACATCCCCCTCAAGATGCACTACCTCCCTGTTATTTACGGCATTATCTTCCTCGTGGGATTTCCCGGGAACGCAGTAGCGATATCcacttacattttcaaaatgcGACCTTGGAAGAGCAGCACCATCATTATGCTGAACCTGGCCTGCACAGACCTGCTGTATCTGACCAGCCTCCCCTTCCTGATTCACTACTATGCCAGTGGCGAAAACTGGATCTTTGGAGATTTCATGTGTAAGTTTATCCGCTTCAGCTTCCATTTCAACCTGTATAGCAGCATCCTCTTCCTCACCTGTTTCAGCATCTTCCGCTACTGTGTGATCATTCACCCAATGAGCTGCTTTTCCATTCACAAAACTCGATGTGCAGTTGTAGCCTGTGCTGTGGTGTGGATCATTTCACTGGTAGCTGTCATTCCTATGACCTTCTTGATCACATCAACCACCAGGACCAACAGATCAGCCTGTCTCGACCTCACCAGTTCGGATGAACTCACTACTATTAAGTGGTACAACCTAATTTTGACTGCAACCACTTTCTGCCTCCCCTTGGTGATAGTGACACTTTGCTATACCACGATTATTCACACTCTGACCCATGGACTGCAAACTCACAGCTGCCTTAAGCAGAAAGCTCGAAGGCTAACCATTCTGCTGCTCCTggtattttatgtatgttttttacCCTTCCATATCTTGAGGGTCATTCGGATCGAATCTCGTCTGCTTTCGATCAGCTGTTCCATTGAGAATCAGATCCACGAAGCTTACATCGTTTCTAGACCATTAGCTGCTCTGAACACCTTTGGTAACCTGTTACTATATGTGGTGGTCAGCGACAACTTTCAGCATGCTGTGTGCTCAATAGTGAGATGTAAAGTAAGCGGGAACCTTGAGCAAGCAAAGAAAATCAGTTACTCAAACAACCCTTGA